The genomic DNA TGTTTGTGGATTATTCAAACATAACTGAAAACCAAGTTGATGAAAGTATTATAAACTTATATCAATATCAATATCGAGTTAGAGATAAAAATATCACTATTGATTTAAAAAGAAGTGCTGATAGATTTACAATCAAAAGAATTAGAATAACTGATATTAATAAATAATAATTTAATTTAAAAAATCTAAAATCTGATTTTAGATTTTTTTTATGATTAAAAAAAATTTCTAAAAATTTTCTTATAAAAAATATTTATACCAAAATGCTAAAATAGTAGTTAATAGTATTTTTTTTTAGTATAATATAACTAATCTTTATACATTTGTGTGAGCACTTTGTATAAAGGTAGAAACGGAAAATATGAGGTGACAGAAGAATGATCGGAATTATTTCGACAGCTTACTTTACAGTGAGAGACCGTGAAGGTGTTAAAACTGTTAAAAAATATTGATGAAGAAATATGGTTATTCAACACATTAAGTATAGAGGGAAATTTTTCATAGTTGCAACTATCGGATACGGTAAAGCAAATGCCGCTATGGCTATTACATACTTAATGGAAGAGTATCCATCTTTAGAAACAGTGCTAAACGTAGATTTAGCTTTATCAACAAATGACAAATTTGACACAACTGACACAGTTATGTCAACAAAATTTATTTATAGAGATGCTGACTTAACAGTATTTAAAGACATCAAATATGGGCAAATTGTACATGAACCAGAAGCATTTGCATTCAATACTGAATTAGTAACTCAAGTTAAAAATTTTAAATTAGGAGTTTCTGATGGTATTGTTGGAACTGCTGATATGTTAATTTACAATTCAAAACAATTTAAAGAAATGGTAGATAAATATGGACAAACAATTGATGTTATTGATACTGAAGCAGGAGCATTAGCTCAAGTGGCTAAAAAATCAAGCGTTAACTTTGTTGCTTTAAAAATTATGTACAACAATGCTTTATCACCATGAGATAATGATCCATTACATAAATTTAAAATTTATGAAACATCAAATACTTTAAAATACTTATTAGCAAGATTATTCAACTTATTATCATCAAGATACATCATCGACTTTTCAAAAAATACAAACGATGAATTAGAAGTAATTAATGAATTATTTGAATTAGAACATGATGCATGAATTAGAAGATTTAAAAAAGATACAGTATCATTGATTTCAGGAATGGGACCATCATTGATGTTGCTTGATAAAAAAGCTATGAAACCTGAAGCAGTTGATGTTGTTGAAGTTATGAAACCAAAAATTGAAGATGAAGGACCATCAAAAGTTATTTTAGGAGAAGACGAGTGAAAAAATGCTCCAAAAAAATGATTACGTAAATTGATGTTCTTACAAAATTTAAGTGTAAATGACGATGAATTATTATGAAATAAATCAGCTAAATATGATCTAAAAACAGGAAAAATATTTACAATTGAAGATGTTGCAAAAAACATTGCTAAGTTAATTGCTGATCGTTCTCAAGACAAATCATCTTATACATATGATGGAACTACAGTAAACAAAAAACATTTATTTGTAGCATGTGATGCACAAATCTCATTCTACATTACTCACAATCATACTCATGAGTTTGTGGAAGGTAAGAAAAAAGGTTCACAATTAGTAGCAAATGAATTTATGAAACACTTAAATCAAATGTTAGCTGAAGTTGAATCGCCATTTGAAAAAATTATTGTTTACATTAAAATTCCAGCTGTTGGAAGTGCAAGATTACCAATCTTCTTGACAACAAAAAATAAAGTTAATACTCCTATAGTATTTGGTGGATACAGCGAAAAAGACCAAAATGTATTTACAGTTGTTGACATCACAAGAAATGATTATGACCCACTAAAAGTTGGTTCATTCAAAGTTACAGTTCGTTTAAAAACTGAGGGTTAAAATTAATAAAAGAAACCACTAATTGTGGTTTTTTTTATTTTTGTTTGGTATGATTTTTTTATTATAGTAGGTGAATCAATTGAAAAAAATCAAGAAAGAAAAAGAAGTTCTTAAAAACAGCGATGCTGATGTTTCTGCTAGTTTAGCATTTGAAGAATTATTAGAATTATCTACTACAAAATTATCAGATATAAACTTAAACACAATAACGTTAGATGATGATGAAAATACAAATTATATTGATATTAATGAAACTATTGATGTTGATGAAAATGATTTATTCAAAATCATAAAAAGAGCACAAAAACAAAAAAGTATTTTAAATAATCAAAGATGAGTAAATTCGGAAGAAAATGAAGAAAATGAAATTATTAAAAAAGCTGAAATGAGTGGTAAATCAAAATACGATTCAGATGTTTTGAGAGAATTGATTTTAAAAAGACAACGAGATAAAAGAAAAGATAAAGGATTAAATAATTTTATAGATAATGTTAAGAAAAAGAAAAACAATTATGATAAATAATTGATTGAGGGGAATAAAATGAAACAAACACAACTAGAAGAAGAATTTCTAGATAAACAAATTACAACTGATGCCAGTCAAATCCAAAATTTGGATAATAAAACAGATAATACAAAAGATATTGATGTTAGTCATTTTGAAAGTAA from Spiroplasma tabanidicola includes the following:
- the fib gene encoding cytoskeletal motor fibril protein Fib; amino-acid sequence: MIGIISTAYFTVRDREGVKTVKKYWWRNMVIQHIKYRGKFFIVATIGYGKANAAMAITYLMEEYPSLETVLNVDLALSTNDKFDTTDTVMSTKFIYRDADLTVFKDIKYGQIVHEPEAFAFNTELVTQVKNFKLGVSDGIVGTADMLIYNSKQFKEMVDKYGQTIDVIDTEAGALAQVAKKSSVNFVALKIMYNNALSPWDNDPLHKFKIYETSNTLKYLLARLFNLLSSRYIIDFSKNTNDELEVINELFELEHDAWIRRFKKDTVSLISGMGPSLMLLDKKAMKPEAVDVVEVMKPKIEDEGPSKVILGEDEWKNAPKKWLRKLMFLQNLSVNDDELLWNKSAKYDLKTGKIFTIEDVAKNIAKLIADRSQDKSSYTYDGTTVNKKHLFVACDAQISFYITHNHTHEFVEGKKKGSQLVANEFMKHLNQMLAEVESPFEKIIVYIKIPAVGSARLPIFLTTKNKVNTPIVFGGYSEKDQNVFTVVDITRNDYDPLKVGSFKVTVRLKTEG